In a single window of the Methanolobus psychrophilus R15 genome:
- a CDS encoding Iron-regulated ABC transporter ATPase subunit SufC: protein MLEINNLTVEVGGRRVLKGVDLKVDAGYTNVLFGPNGAGKSVLLMTLMGFSGYNVISGEIIFKGEDITRLSVSQRAQMGMGIMTQRPPNLSGVRLHDLLKVISKDPKETEELAESIDMVRFFERDVNVGFSGGEIKRSELLQLSAQNPDFLLLDEPESGVDLASIELLGNTINTLLNRDCKCPGDRCRHGKSALVITHTGQVLDYVETDRAYILCNGTVMCSGNPREMLSEIKEQGYEECIKCKLMQI from the coding sequence ATGCTGGAGATCAACAATCTGACAGTCGAAGTCGGCGGTCGCAGGGTGCTGAAAGGTGTAGACCTCAAAGTCGATGCCGGCTACACTAATGTACTGTTCGGGCCAAATGGCGCGGGCAAGTCCGTACTCCTTATGACTCTGATGGGATTCAGCGGTTATAATGTTATTAGCGGAGAAATCATTTTCAAGGGTGAAGATATCACCCGCCTGTCTGTTTCCCAGAGAGCACAGATGGGGATGGGCATCATGACCCAGAGGCCTCCTAACCTCAGTGGCGTCAGGCTGCATGACCTCCTGAAAGTGATATCAAAAGACCCTAAAGAAACAGAAGAGCTTGCAGAGTCAATTGATATGGTAAGGTTCTTTGAGAGGGATGTCAATGTAGGGTTTTCAGGTGGCGAAATAAAGAGATCGGAGCTTCTCCAGCTGTCAGCACAAAATCCAGATTTTCTCCTGCTAGACGAACCCGAATCAGGAGTGGACCTTGCAAGCATCGAGCTTCTGGGAAACACGATCAATACCCTCCTGAACAGGGATTGCAAATGCCCTGGAGACAGGTGCAGGCATGGTAAATCAGCGCTTGTGATAACCCACACCGGACAAGTTCTGGATTATGTGGAAACCGACAGAGCTTACATTCTTTGTAACGGGACTGTGATGTGTTCGGGTAATCCGCGCGAAATGCTCAGCGAGATCAAAGAACAGGGATATGAGGAGTGTATCAAATGCAAGCTGATGCAGATATGA
- a CDS encoding translation factor SUA5: protein MTRTRIFPINKSNFHDTLKEAAAIIDDGGLVAFPTETVYGLGANALDAKAVRGIFESKGRPADNPLIVHICSKQQCCELARNIPEKAFKLMDKFWPGPLTLILERQEIVPDVTTGGLGTVALRMPDNEIALGIIRVSGKPLAAPSANLSGKPSPTTAQHVISDLCGRIDAVIDGGTAEIGLESTVIDMTLQVPAILRPGRISREDIEKEIGSITTGYMDGSHPDSAAVRSPGMKYTHYAPDATVILIEGASANVARRIQEMLKTYESAGVKVGLLLTDESNMTIHQDDQLSLGSKDKPAELAFNLFSGLRSLDARGVDIILVDGSFSRHGIGEAVSNRIRKAAGSIIKV, encoded by the coding sequence ATGACAAGAACCCGAATATTCCCCATCAATAAAAGCAACTTCCATGACACTTTAAAGGAAGCTGCAGCCATCATTGATGATGGGGGATTGGTGGCTTTCCCGACTGAAACGGTCTACGGTCTGGGAGCTAATGCACTTGATGCAAAAGCTGTGAGGGGTATTTTTGAATCAAAGGGCCGGCCGGCTGATAACCCTCTCATAGTGCACATCTGCTCAAAGCAGCAATGCTGCGAGCTTGCCCGTAATATCCCTGAGAAAGCCTTTAAGCTTATGGATAAATTCTGGCCCGGCCCTCTCACGCTTATTTTGGAAAGACAGGAAATCGTGCCTGATGTGACAACAGGCGGGCTGGGTACAGTTGCCCTGAGAATGCCCGACAACGAAATAGCACTCGGGATAATAAGGGTGTCAGGAAAGCCCCTCGCGGCCCCCAGCGCCAACCTTTCCGGAAAGCCAAGCCCTACAACCGCACAGCACGTCATTTCAGACCTCTGCGGTAGGATAGATGCAGTTATTGATGGCGGGACCGCAGAGATAGGCCTGGAGTCAACAGTCATAGATATGACATTGCAGGTACCTGCCATACTCAGACCCGGCAGGATAAGCCGGGAGGATATAGAGAAGGAGATAGGGAGTATAACAACAGGATATATGGATGGGAGTCATCCGGACTCAGCAGCTGTCCGTTCCCCGGGAATGAAGTACACACACTATGCGCCCGATGCAACCGTGATACTCATCGAAGGAGCAAGTGCCAACGTAGCCCGCAGGATACAGGAGATGCTTAAGACATATGAATCCGCAGGAGTGAAAGTAGGACTGCTTTTAACGGACGAGAGCAATATGACCATCCATCAGGATGACCAGCTCTCACTGGGTAGCAAGGACAAGCCTGCTGAACTGGCCTTCAACTTATTCTCAGGACTGCGTTCCCTGGATGCAAGAGGTGTGGACATTATACTCGTTGACGGTTCTTTCAGCCGCCACGGCATCGGTGAAGCCGTCAGTAACAGGATACGTAAAGCAGCCGGCTCGATCATAAAAGTTTGA